The window CGTTTCAGTTCACTCACCAAGACGCGGGATGGTTGGGTGACGAATCCAAACAATGGAAAGGCACCACCTGGACTGGAACGCCCGAACAGCAAAAGGCCGTCCGCAACGATCTTGATCGAGCTCTCCGCTGGAGCGTTGAAAACGAGGTCCCCATCTACCTCGGTGAGTTTGGTGCCTACCAAGCCGCCGACATGGAATCACGAATTCAGTGGACGCGTTTTGTCGCCGACGAAGCGATCGAGCGAAGAATCGGAATCGCCTACTGGGAGTTCTACTCAGGGTTTGGAATCTACGATCCGAAACAACAACAATGGCACGAAGGCCTACGCGACGCGATCCTCGGAAAGTAGTTCCAAGCGTTCGCCTCAGGGATTGTGTTCTAGAAATCCGAAGAGCAACGCGTTTTCATCTCGACGGGCTTGGGAGCCCACCGTACGCGGACGCAAACCGGGGAGCATTCGGCAGTCATCTTCGCCCCGGATGGGGCCGACTTTCTTAGCTCGGGGTGGAAGCCCCGAGACCGATTCACCCAAGCAGTTTGGCCAGCGTCGTGGCCAAGGAACGAAGTGATTCATCGTTCTCCAAGCTGATCCGCAATTGAGGCCGACCAGATTCGTCGCGATCCACGCACTGGGTGAGTCGCTCGGTCAACTTGTCGACGGTCTCACTAGCCGGCGCCGAGCCGTTCCCCATCAACTCGCCCGCCAACGAAAGCGCGGCGGTCACCAGTTGCCCGCTCGCAGCGGAGACCTTTTGGGTTCGTTCGGCGGAGAGTTTTTCTGCTTCGGCCTCGACCCGCCGCTGTTGACTTTCATCAACGGGCGCCGCAATCGGCTGAGGCAGAATGACCTCCAACCTTCGCTTGAGATCTTCCATCCCACTTTGCATCGAAACTTCGGACGCATCACTGTCAAAGTTGAGCGACGCGTCGGCTAAATCCTGTTTCGACGCCAGCGTTGTCAGCAACCCTTCTTCGATCGTCGGTGTCGGTTCACTGGTCGTGACCAATTTGTAGACATGAACCGGATTCTCTTGCCCCATCCGATAGGCTCGGGCGATCCGCTGTTCCAACACTGCAGGATTCCAAGGCAAATCCACATTGATCACGGTGTTGGCGGCCTGCAGGTTCAGCCCAGTGGAACCCGCATTGGTCATGTTGATCACGCGGCATTCGGGATCATTTTGGAACCGAGAAACAATCGCAGCTCGCTTCTTCTGTGGCACTTGTCCGTCCAACCGAACGTAGTCGCACCCGATCTGATCCAGACGGTTTTCGACGCGGGTCAGCATTCGTCGCCATTCACTGAAAAGAACAATCTTGCGAGTCGGATCGGCAATCAATCCCTCCAGCAATTCTCCTAACCGTTCCAGTTTGCTGCTGTATTCATCCGCCTCTTGATCCAAAAGGTAGGTGCTGTCGCAGGCCATGCGCGCCATCAGCAAACACTTTTGCATTCGCAGCCGATCCATTTCAGTCATAAATTTCTTGGCCGCAATCTGTGCCACGACTTTCATGTTCGCATCGTGGACTTCCTTCTGTTCGGCCGTTGCCTCACATCGAATGATCTCGTCCGTGCGATCGGGAAGTTGCTTGGCGACCTCCGCCCGTGTTCGCCGAAGCAACACGGGACGCATCTTTTCACGCAGCACATCGAGCTGTCGATAACCAAGCGTTTTGCCTCGATCGTCCACGACGTGATGCTGGTGGAAGAACTGATACGCAGGCCCCAGCAAATCATCGTCGATGAAGCGGGTGACCGTGAATAGTTCGCCAAGGCGATTCTCAAGCGGCGTCCCCGACAACACCAACCGAAACGGGCTCTCCAGTTGCCGAATCACGTTGCTCGTTTTGGATTCCCAATTCTTGATCCTTTGGCCTTCATCCAAAATGATCAAATCCCATGACACGTTTTCGACGGCAGTCAGATCACGAAGCACCTGCTCGTAGTTGCAGATCGTAAAAAAGGTATCACTTTCATACTGCTCGATTCGCTCTTCGCCCTTCCCCAACACGATCTGCGAGGACCGTCCACTGAACCGAGCGATTTCATCCCTCCATTGGCTTTTCAGCGAAGCGGGACAGACAACCAACACACGCGAAATATCGGAGAGTTTGGCAAGCAGTTCGGCCACGCCGATGCCTTGGATCGTTTTGCCCAATCCCATGTCGTCAGCAAGGATGGCTCGTCCCGCCCCAGCGGCGAAGGCGATTCCATCGAGTTGGTATGGCAACAACTCAGCGTTCAAGAGCTTCGTTCGCAACGGATGATCGCTAATGGAAGATCGAATCTGATCGCATTCACGCCGAATGTGTTTCTGCATCAATTCGCGTTGCAGAAACGCTTCCGCGTCTGGGTAGATTTTGACGTCATGCCCGGCTGTTTCAATCGCATTCAAACGATTCATCACCTCGTCCGCGGCAAACATCGGTTTCGTCGCCCCGTTCCCGACGATTTCCATGATGGATTCGTCCACCTCGGCCGGCAAATGGAACAACAATCCACTCGAAGTCTCCCCTTCGAACGATCCGTAATGAACGGCCAAAGAAATCTTTTTACGTTGGTAGGGCTGGCGGAGCTTCGCAGCAGAAAATCGACTCTTGATCTTTTTCTGCACGTGCAAAATGTGCTTGCACGTCCCCAACCGATTCGTGCGAAAGTCGGGGCAGGTGCAATAGGATTCCCTGTCGCCCAAACCACGCACAGCAACTCGGTAAGTGCGACCGGAACGTTCACTGGTGACGACGTAATCTGTCCACGGCGTTTCGGTCTTCATCGATCGAACTCGCATGCGTTCTTCTTCCGCACGCTTGGTCCGCTCCGCGATCGCTCGTTCTCGAAGTTCTTTGGCCGTCAAATTCTCAAGCGGCACAGATTCATCTGGCGGCATTGCCAATCCCAAGACCGATTTCGCGTCGAGCAAGAAATCCAACGCGGCCCCCAAGTGCTCGCAAGGAACCTCGCATTGATCGCAATTCAATTGAAGTTGTTTCTTGCGATCCGAACTCAGCGTGATCGTCGCGATCGCGAATCCACCTTCAATCTCGGCATCTTCGATTCGAACGCGAAACAGGTCTCCACCAAGATAAACGTCTCGGTCCGACTGGATCTCAAACGCTTGCCCGCCGGATCGAATCAACCGCGCACCTTCGTCGCCCAACAGATTGACAGCTTGGTGATAGGTCAACGTGCCCAACCGCTGGTGAAAAACATTCGGACGTCGCTCAGTCTTCGTCTTTCGTTTGCCCGCCGTCTTGGTTTCCGTCGCCATGTGTCAACGCTCCTGCTTTCCAAGCAATCTCTGTGAACCGATACCCAGCACGCATTAGAGCGGATCGGGGATATTCCAGCAGGTGGGCACGAGTGATTTGGCACAATGACGTGCTTCGCAAACCACAGTCAATTACCTTCGTATTGGATGAGGCAACGAATCCCTCGGGAGGGACGCAGTCCTCGCTCACTACGACAACCCGATAATTGTTGGTCGTGCGTTGCTTCGTCAGCGTGGCGACCGCCTCTCGCAGGTCGATCGTGGTGACGAACGGTGACCAAGTGGCCTTTTGACCAGTGACTTGGTATTCTGCACAACACTTTCCCCCGACCATGTGGCACAGAACCTTCCGCCAAACGAATCATGCAATACTTGATCAAGCTGCTGTGCCAAACGGTCACCAAGGCGATTTTATTAATCAGTTTGTTCTACCTGTATTCTTTGCTACAAGCACACGTTTTGCATGTCGATGAGGACAGGAGATTCTTCAGCGACCTATCGTTTGGCAACTACGTCATCCTCTTCTTCATCTCGTTTGTGACCTCTTTCGTGCAGATAGAGAAACAAGGCAGAGATCAGAACTTCTCGTCGCACGGCAATGACCGCAAAAGCGACGTGATACAAGCCGATCAGAACGGTATTCCGTCATAGCATCCTACTTACCAACGGAAGTTTGATGAATCGATCCACCATCGTCTTGCCATTCATTCTCTGTTTGCTCGGAACGCCA of the Rhodopirellula baltica SH 1 genome contains:
- a CDS encoding DEAD/DEAH box helicase translates to MATETKTAGKRKTKTERRPNVFHQRLGTLTYHQAVNLLGDEGARLIRSGGQAFEIQSDRDVYLGGDLFRVRIEDAEIEGGFAIATITLSSDRKKQLQLNCDQCEVPCEHLGAALDFLLDAKSVLGLAMPPDESVPLENLTAKELRERAIAERTKRAEEERMRVRSMKTETPWTDYVVTSERSGRTYRVAVRGLGDRESYCTCPDFRTNRLGTCKHILHVQKKIKSRFSAAKLRQPYQRKKISLAVHYGSFEGETSSGLLFHLPAEVDESIMEIVGNGATKPMFAADEVMNRLNAIETAGHDVKIYPDAEAFLQRELMQKHIRRECDQIRSSISDHPLRTKLLNAELLPYQLDGIAFAAGAGRAILADDMGLGKTIQGIGVAELLAKLSDISRVLVVCPASLKSQWRDEIARFSGRSSQIVLGKGEERIEQYESDTFFTICNYEQVLRDLTAVENVSWDLIILDEGQRIKNWESKTSNVIRQLESPFRLVLSGTPLENRLGELFTVTRFIDDDLLGPAYQFFHQHHVVDDRGKTLGYRQLDVLREKMRPVLLRRTRAEVAKQLPDRTDEIIRCEATAEQKEVHDANMKVVAQIAAKKFMTEMDRLRMQKCLLMARMACDSTYLLDQEADEYSSKLERLGELLEGLIADPTRKIVLFSEWRRMLTRVENRLDQIGCDYVRLDGQVPQKKRAAIVSRFQNDPECRVINMTNAGSTGLNLQAANTVINVDLPWNPAVLEQRIARAYRMGQENPVHVYKLVTTSEPTPTIEEGLLTTLASKQDLADASLNFDSDASEVSMQSGMEDLKRRLEVILPQPIAAPVDESQQRRVEAEAEKLSAERTQKVSAASGQLVTAALSLAGELMGNGSAPASETVDKLTERLTQCVDRDESGRPQLRISLENDESLRSLATTLAKLLG